The following proteins come from a genomic window of Oncorhynchus clarkii lewisi isolate Uvic-CL-2024 chromosome 23, UVic_Ocla_1.0, whole genome shotgun sequence:
- the LOC139381417 gene encoding parvalbumin, thymic CPV3-like produces MSLTSILSAEDIENAVKEFQAPDSFSFKKFFQLCGLTSKSPKEVKDVFQILDDDNSGYIEESELKFFLQRFVPGARTLTDAECKGFLSAADDDNDGKIGVEEFLIMVQS; encoded by the exons ATGTCACTCACTTCTATCCTTTCCGCGGAGGATATTGAGAATGCCGTTAAGGAGTTTCAAG CCCCAGACTCCTTCAGCTTCAAGAAGTTTTTCCAGCTGTGTGGCCTGACCTCCAAGTCTCCCAAAGAAGTCAAAGATGTCTTCCAGATCCTTGACGACGACAACAGTGGCTACATCGAGGAGTCAGAgctcaa GTTCTTCCTGCAACGGTTTGTTCCCGGGGCGCGGACGCTGACGGACGCTGAGTGCAAAGGCTTCCTGTCTGCGGCTGATGATGACAACGACGGCAAGATCGGAGTAGAAG AATTCCTGATCATGGTCCAGTCCTGA